In a single window of the Lineus longissimus chromosome 4, tnLinLong1.2, whole genome shotgun sequence genome:
- the LOC135486728 gene encoding TPR repeat-containing protein DDB_G0287407-like, whose amino-acid sequence MMETDRSNNVINVFVTSCDRDFHTERHVVINEVMPVLKSWCLSHGKELNCYDIRWGGGQTPDQVDNLKKILEQMKVLYYEKQMPFFLNVTSDMLEKVPLWGDSDARMNQFKKFIKYFHLEPEEVDILYSAYREDNPNGILLMRDDGFHGDLDDDVKSLFITQGLIQDIFHETLPGFLKSKYPDDRIIRYGCQYSGGGRRRQHQLVTMDENFTSQLLELLKKKIGLELGAGRPVEPFEIVNLMQKDFLKMRSQIVRGREDSVKLIEDYIFQEEKDVPLVILGDSGAGKTSLMSKAAETVLTKAANSELSMRGDKPWQVFYHFVGAVPGSTDLEQSIKRLIKEFNIVQQDSAMPKDLTAVCQMCCHYLSNPNSPPTIVFMDAINQFTVGKDASVLSWLPRKLAPQVRCVISMMTDSKELEYLQARESKSQELHIPTLSLQARREISSELLEKNHRDITSSQMDRLLEKQSATNPLWLAFACEELSLIEDHSSINNDIDNLEEGLTNLLEMVLQRKETEPNGNMAVAVLCLLEVSSSGLLQTELCTILSEDKTLMPPSPFDEKEETEKAEKESSEKKGQKDRILSEEKWSAVNSTLKAFLRPYGDSSEGRIDFFHRAISKAVRKRYFNIGSSLNDSEEEGLVTKLWWHGKLAEYFEKTDNLERKVEELPYQLTQINDPIRLSDCLTDWNVFDSLYNEEYSAKLLLYWRQMEEGNLVSSYRLSLSELEAEQGGDQDLMARRHEHVARVFLQAGQYVDALELANTAMKLEQEMGKRPERMVELYLLMSEIYDAKLKLNDFVSPAQLPDLRKTISFCEKSIALRRNLEGDYHKAKLAIGLMKLAFSLESWDACGADSTLNGDEALKQGNKYIESALEIFKALNDQGHYAEALMTKGVLAPRGSMEQLKLYHEALDICMQLYGERHILMSRLYINIGIVYEDNKNYLKSYEYFKKWARVSEEVLGPNHPKTLRAKGVLNETRYRIIAQRIEDSGNNMDDNSLQTEELQELGLEHSGVDLDNTGLVALTQMMSQHNFTDNNHDDEVFYETYEMDDDDDEGDDEINEGDIDEDDLLNLVDESHYLVDWNEIETDLEHIDSNIPDNENPQQHEP is encoded by the exons ATGATGGAGACTGACAGAAGCAATAACGTCATCAATGTGTTTGTTACATCctgtgacagagatttccataCAGAGAGGCATGTTGTCATCAACGAG GTGATGCCAGTTCTGAAATCTTGGTGTCTTAGTCATGGGAAAGAACTCAACTGTTACGATATAAGATGG GGTGGAGGTCAGACGCCAGATCAGGTGGATAATTTGAAGAAGATTCTCGAACAGATGAAGGTGCTTTATTATGAGAAGCAAATGCCGTTCTTTCTCAATGTTACAAG TGATATGTTGGAAAAGGTACCGTTATGGGGAGACAGCGACGCCAGGATGAACCAATTCAAGAAGTTCATCAAGTATTTTCACCTGGAACCAGAAGAAGTTGATATTCTTTACAGTGCTTACAGAGAGGACAACCCAAATG GTATATTACTGATGAGGGATGATGGTTTCCATGGAGACCTAGATGATGATGTGAAATCATTGTTTATCACTCAGGGACTTATCCAGGATATCTTCCATGAGACATTACCTGGATTCCTCAAATCGAAATACCCT GATGACAGAATAATTCGGTACGGATGTCAGTACTCTGGCGGTGGGAGAAGGAGACAACATCAGTTGGTGACAATGGATGAAAACTTTACTTCGCAG CTACTGGAATTGTTAAAGAAGAAAATAGGTCTGGAGTTGGGGGCCGGGAGGCCTGTAGAGCCTTTTGAAATTGTCAATCTCATGCAGAAAGATTTCTTAAAAATGAGAAGTCAGATTGTGCGGGGTCGAGAAGACTCTGTCAAGCTG ATTGAAGACTACATCTTTCAAGAAGAGAAGGATGTTCCGTTGGTGATCCTTGGGGATTCTGGTGCTGGCAAAACATCTCTTATGTCAAAAGCTGCAGAGACAGTTCTGACCAAGGCTGCAAACTCTGAGCTCTCAAT GCGCGGCGACAAGCCTTGGCAGGTGTTCTATCATTTTGTTGGTGCTGTCCCTGGATCAACCGATCTTGAACAGTCTATCAAACGGTTAATTAAAGAATTCAACATTGTCCAACAG GATTCTGCGATGCCAAAGGACTTGACTGCTGTGTGTCAGATGTGTTGTCATTATCTGTCTAATCCTAATTCTCCACCAACCATCGTCTTCATGGATGCAATCAACCAG tttaCTGTTGGCAAGGACGCCTCAGTGTTAAGCTGGTTGCCACGAAAATTGGCCCCTCAAGTGCGCTGTGTTATCTCAATGATGACTGATTCAAAAGAGTTAGAGTACTTACAGGCGAGAGAAAGCAAGTCTCAGGAACTCCATATTCCAACGCTGTCGTTACAGGCTAGAAGG GAAATTTCATCAGAACTTCTAGAGAAAAACCATAGGGACATAACCTCATCACAGATGGATCGTCTGCTTGAGAAACAGAGCGCCACCAATCCGTTATGGTTGGCTTTTGCATGTGAGGAGCTCAGTTTGATAGAGGATCACAGTTCCATCAATAATGACATTGATAATCTGGAAGAAGGCCTTACAAA TTTATTAGAAATGGTTTTACAAAGAAAAGAGACAGAGCCAAATGGTAACATGGCAGTTGCAGTTCTTTGCCTGCTGGAGGTGTCATCATCTGGCTTGCTGCAGACGGAATTATGCACAATTCTTAGCGAGGATAAAACACTCATGCCGCCATCACCTTTCGACGAAAAAG AGGAAACAGAAAAAGCTGAAAAAGAGTCAAGTGAGAAGAAAGGCCAGAAGGATCGAATCCTCAGTGAAGaaaaatggtctgcagtgaaCTCCACACTAAAGGCATTCCTCAGACCATATGGAGATAGCAGCGAAGGCAGGATAGACTTCTTCCATCGGGCAATAAGTAAAGCAGTTAGAAAGAG gTACTTCAATATTGGTTCATCCCTGAATGACTCTGAAGAAGAGGGGCTGGTCACCAAGCTATGGTGGCATGGAAAACTCgctgaatattttgaaaagacTGATAACCTAGAAAGAAAAGTTGAG GAGCTTCCATATCAACTGACCCAGATCAATGACCCTATCCGTCTCTCAGATTGTCTCACCGATTGGAATGTGTTCGATAGTCTCTACAATGAGGAATACAGTGCTAAGCTTCTGCTCTACTGGAGACAG ATGGAAGAAGGCAACCTCGTGTCCAGTTATCGTTTGAGTCTGTCGGAGCTAGAGGCGGAACAAGGTGGTGATCAGGACCTAATGGCACGCAGGCATGAACACGTGGCAAGAGTATT CCTGCAGGCTGGTCAGTATGTCGATGCATTGGAATTAGCAAACACGGCCATGAAGCTGGAACAAGAAATGGGCAAACGGCCAGAACGTATGGTCGAACTTTACCTTCTCATGTCAGAGATCTATGATGCG AAATTAAAACTGAATGATTTCGTGTCACCAGCTCAGTTACCAGATCTTCGCAAAACAATTTCATTCTGTGAAAAATCTATAGCTTTACGGAGGAACTTGGAGGGGGATTACCACAAG GCCAAACTAGCCATAGGTTTGATGAAGTTGGCATTTAGTTTGGAGAGTTGGGATGCATGTGGGGCGGACTCAACACTCAACGGTGACGAGGCTCTAAAGCAAGGAAACAAGTACATCGAGAGTGCCTTAGAAATCTTTAAGGCTCTGAATGACCAGGGTCACTATGCAGAGGCACTGATGACGAAGGGTGTTCTGGCTCCTAGGGGCAGCATGGAGCAGTTGAAG CTTTACCACGAGGCGTTAGACATTTGTATGCAACTCTATGGAGAGCGTCACATCCTGATGTCGAGACTGTACATAAACATTGGGATTGTCTACGAAGACAACAAAAACTATCTTAAATCATATGAATACTTCAAAAAATGGGCTAGAGTCAGTGAAGAGGTGCTCGGACCGAACCATCCAAAAACATTGCGCGCAAAAGGTGTTCTAAACGAAACACGGTACAGAATAATTGCCCAACGGATTGAAGATTCTGGAAATAACATGGACGATAATAGTCTGCAGACTGAGGAGTTGCAGGAATTGGGATTAGAACATTCTGGAGTGGATTTAGATAACACGGGGTTAGTCGCCCTGACACAAATGATGAGTCAGCACAATTTCACAGACAATAACCATGATGATGAGGTGTTTTATGAGACTTACGAAatggacgatgatgatgacgagggTGATGATGAAATCAATGAGGGTGATATTGATGAGGACGACCTCTTGAACTTGGTTGATGAGAGTCACTATCTTGTTGACTGGAATGAGATTGAGACGGACCTTGAACATATTGATAGCAATATACCTGATAATGAAAACCCACAGCAACATGAACCATAA